Proteins encoded in a region of the Helicobacter colisuis genome:
- the xseA gene encoding exodeoxyribonuclease VII large subunit: MQTLSVSELNSQIKGLLEATFLQVSVCGEVSNCTYHSSGHIYFSIKDKDSILKCVMFRGNARYLKFKIEDGMDLTLNGGITLFILRGEYQLNCFSATPSGVGELTLAYEQLKKEYEKKGYFLNKKPLPKFPKKVGLITSKSGAVLHDMLRVANKRWNLVEFILFDTLVQGEGAKENIVKNIQIADSLNLDCLILARGGGSLEDLWAFNEPLVNEAIFLAKTPIISAIGHEPDVVLSDFVADLRAPTPSAAMEILLPDKIEWLMRLDSMQKIMEDKIKGFLEKKNKKLEYLRVLLQKNSFFEKIKNHKQQLLTLQKFLTQAIESKIIPHRYALESTPLILDQKITKILTNKINQITLLKTKLESKNPQNNQKKGYVYASFQGKPILKLSKIKPNCLLTLEDLSASVEVQVLNKKLIT, encoded by the coding sequence ATGCAAACGCTAAGTGTTAGTGAATTAAACTCACAGATTAAAGGTTTGCTAGAAGCGACCTTTTTGCAAGTGAGTGTGTGTGGAGAAGTGAGTAATTGCACTTATCATTCTAGCGGACACATTTATTTTTCAATTAAAGACAAAGATTCCATACTCAAATGTGTGATGTTTAGGGGAAATGCGCGTTATTTAAAATTTAAAATTGAAGATGGTATGGATTTGACTTTAAATGGGGGTATTACTCTTTTTATTCTGCGTGGAGAATATCAGCTCAATTGTTTTAGCGCAACTCCAAGCGGAGTAGGTGAGCTTACACTAGCTTATGAACAACTCAAAAAAGAATATGAGAAAAAAGGTTATTTTTTAAACAAAAAACCTCTTCCAAAATTCCCCAAAAAAGTAGGGCTAATCACTTCTAAAAGTGGTGCGGTTTTGCACGATATGCTAAGGGTTGCAAACAAGCGATGGAATCTAGTAGAGTTTATTTTATTTGATACTTTGGTGCAAGGGGAGGGTGCTAAAGAAAATATTGTCAAAAATATTCAAATAGCCGATTCTTTAAATCTTGATTGCCTTATCTTAGCTAGGGGTGGTGGGAGTTTGGAGGATTTATGGGCTTTTAATGAGCCTTTGGTGAATGAAGCAATTTTTTTAGCAAAAACCCCTATTATCTCTGCCATTGGGCATGAGCCAGATGTAGTTTTGAGTGATTTTGTTGCTGATTTGCGCGCACCAACGCCTAGTGCTGCTATGGAAATATTATTGCCCGATAAAATAGAATGGCTTATGCGGCTTGATTCTATGCAAAAAATTATGGAAGATAAAATTAAAGGTTTTTTGGAGAAAAAAAATAAAAAACTAGAGTATTTGAGAGTTTTATTGCAAAAAAACTCTTTTTTTGAAAAAATTAAAAATCACAAACAGCAACTTTTAACTTTGCAAAAATTTCTTACACAAGCCATTGAATCAAAAATAATTCCGCATCGCTATGCCCTAGAATCAACCCCTTTAATTTTGGATCAAAAAATAACCAAAATTCTAACAAATAAGATTAATCAAATTACACTTTTAAAAACAAAACTAGAATCTAAAAATCCACAAAATAATCAAAAAAAGGGATATGTTTATGCGAGTTTTCAGGGCAAACCTATTTTGAAACTTAGCAAAATCAAGCCAAATTGTCTATTAACCCTAGAAGATTTGAGTGCAAGTGTGGAAGTTCAAGTTTTAAATAAAAAGCTTATTACTTAA
- a CDS encoding PhoH family protein gives MNKTYLIDTSIILDDIENLYFLYQNGENHIAICDVTLSELDKKKDLNNQSGFFAREFFRNVLSDESKDSELLATNQDKIHCISFLSNNIKIPLHIIHRPKYKTYALDYGLNDARILEIAKDYNLILLTNDISLKVYAISNNLISQSLMRDRIDNPQDINFLYSFKAHKNSIKDSLERDSKFLMLKNWSLFEITEEDNTDNSLYETGKRHYGVKLNNEFVELNFDKILEDKLYINPINLEQKFLYSLLTHPKNKVTICSGATGSGKTLIALQAGLHLLKKGEINGIVYMRNTITANDKEAELGFRKGDEGQKLNYFMYPLFSAINFMITKMQKESLAKRIEYKGNANSVLNKEATEYFIQKHNIEVMDIAHLRGTSIAKKFVIFDETQNASNATIKLVGTRMGEDSRIVFLGDPAQIDHPYLSKYRNGLVTLLNKAKNSDFLAGITLKQTIRSEIAAWFEDNFK, from the coding sequence GTGAATAAAACTTACCTTATTGATACTTCTATCATTTTAGATGATATAGAAAATCTCTATTTTCTATATCAAAATGGCGAGAATCATATCGCTATTTGCGATGTTACCCTAAGTGAATTAGACAAAAAGAAAGATTTGAATAATCAAAGTGGTTTTTTTGCAAGAGAGTTTTTTAGGAATGTTTTAAGTGATGAATCAAAAGATTCTGAACTTTTAGCTACTAATCAAGACAAGATTCATTGCATTTCTTTTTTATCTAATAATATTAAAATTCCCCTACATATCATTCATCGTCCAAAATACAAAACTTACGCCCTAGATTATGGACTTAATGATGCTAGGATTCTAGAAATCGCTAAAGATTATAATTTAATTTTATTGACTAATGACATTTCCCTTAAAGTTTATGCAATTTCCAATAATCTTATTTCTCAATCTCTTATGCGCGATAGAATCGACAATCCACAAGATATTAACTTTCTATATTCCTTTAAAGCACACAAAAATTCCATTAAAGATTCTTTGGAGAGAGATTCTAAATTTTTAATGCTTAAAAATTGGAGTTTATTTGAAATCACTGAAGAAGATAATACCGATAACTCTCTTTATGAAACTGGCAAGAGACACTATGGAGTGAAGCTAAATAATGAATTTGTGGAATTAAATTTTGATAAAATTTTAGAAGATAAGCTTTATATTAATCCCATCAATTTAGAGCAAAAATTTCTCTATTCTCTTTTAACTCACCCTAAAAACAAAGTAACTATTTGCAGTGGCGCTACAGGGAGTGGGAAAACACTCATTGCACTTCAAGCAGGATTGCATTTGCTAAAAAAGGGGGAAATTAATGGAATTGTTTATATGCGAAATACTATTACTGCTAATGACAAAGAAGCGGAACTTGGATTTCGCAAAGGTGATGAAGGACAAAAATTAAATTATTTTATGTATCCTCTCTTTAGCGCTATTAATTTTATGATTACCAAAATGCAAAAAGAATCTTTGGCTAAAAGAATTGAATACAAAGGTAACGCCAATAGCGTATTAAACAAGGAAGCAACAGAATATTTTATTCAAAAACATAATATTGAAGTTATGGATATTGCGCATTTGCGTGGAACAAGTATTGCTAAAAAATTTGTAATTTTTGATGAAACACAAAACGCTTCTAATGCAACTATTAAGCTTGTTGGGACAAGAATGGGAGAAGATTCTAGAATTGTTTTTTTAGGTGATCCTGCACAAATTGATCACCCCTATTTAAGCAAATATCGTAATGGCTTGGTAACTTTGCTAAATAAGGCTAAAAATTCTGATTTTCTAGCTGGAATCACGCTTAAGCAAACTATACGAAGTGAAATTGCTGCTTGGTTTGAAGATAATTTTAAGTAA
- a CDS encoding ribonucleoside-diphosphate reductase subunit alpha: MLTVIKRDGRIEPLDVTKIQKYTRDSVVGLEGVSQSELEVDAKLHFRDRITTEEIQQTLIKTAVDKIDIDCPNWTFVAARLFLYDLYHRVNGFNGYKSLKEYLEIGEKENRIIKGMKEKFNLEKLDLKIDPQRDLQFTYLGIKTLYDRYLLKDKKGQPIELPQHMFMAIAMFLAQNEKDPTYWAEQFYDLLSKFEVMAATPTLSNARTPRHQLSSCYIGSTPDNIEGIFDSYKEMALLSKYGGGIGWDFSKIRGLGSFIDGHKNAAGGVIPFLKITNDIAIAVDQLGTRKGAIAVYLEPWHSDIFDFVDIKKNSGEERRRTHDLFPALWIPDLFMKRVAEDGLWNLFDALTCADLTNLYGEAFEKRYIEYENNPDIPKETIKAKDLWKRILTNYFEVGSPFLCFKDNANRANPNSHTGIIRSSNLCTEIFQNTEPNKCFIRVEFEDGTIEDYEENQEVRTDCGIVKLSNKITSTDSINGKKVFIAQRESVDGKTAVCNLASINLSKINTKEDIERVVPVAIRMLDNVIDLNFYPNRKVKVTNLDTRAIGLGVMGEAQMLAESKIQWGSQKHLEKIDEIMEMISYNAINASCKLAQEKGVYNDFANSSWSKGIFPIDKANSEAKALVDRGGLFGFVYDWDHLREEVKTKGIRNGYLMAIAPTSSISILVGTTQTIEPIYKRKWFEENLSGLIPVVAPNLSLENWNYYTSAYEVDQTLIVKAAAIRQKWIDQGQSMNIFISLDKASGRYLNEIYSLAWRLGLKSTYYLRSQSVEAETSTGAIDRSIECEGCQ; this comes from the coding sequence ATGCTAACAGTTATTAAAAGAGATGGGAGAATCGAACCACTAGATGTCACCAAAATCCAAAAATATACGCGCGATTCTGTGGTGGGATTAGAGGGGGTTTCTCAAAGTGAATTGGAAGTTGATGCTAAATTACATTTTCGCGATAGAATCACCACAGAAGAGATTCAACAAACGCTTATTAAGACAGCCGTAGATAAAATTGATATTGATTGTCCTAATTGGACTTTTGTTGCGGCTAGATTGTTTTTATACGATCTTTATCATAGAGTAAATGGATTTAATGGTTATAAAAGCCTTAAAGAATATCTAGAGATTGGTGAAAAAGAAAATCGAATCATCAAGGGAATGAAAGAAAAATTTAATCTTGAAAAGCTTGATTTAAAAATTGATCCTCAAAGAGATTTGCAATTTACCTATCTTGGTATCAAAACACTTTATGATAGATATTTGCTCAAAGATAAAAAAGGACAGCCTATTGAATTGCCACAACATATGTTTATGGCAATTGCAATGTTTCTAGCACAAAACGAAAAAGATCCAACTTATTGGGCAGAGCAATTTTATGACTTACTTTCAAAATTTGAAGTGATGGCAGCCACCCCTACCCTATCTAATGCACGAACACCGCGCCACCAATTAAGCTCTTGCTATATTGGAAGCACGCCTGATAATATCGAGGGAATTTTTGATTCTTATAAAGAAATGGCGCTTTTAAGTAAATATGGCGGTGGAATTGGTTGGGATTTCTCTAAGATTCGTGGTTTGGGAAGCTTTATTGATGGGCACAAAAACGCCGCAGGTGGTGTTATACCTTTTTTGAAAATCACTAATGATATTGCTATTGCAGTGGATCAGCTAGGCACTAGAAAAGGTGCTATTGCAGTCTATTTAGAGCCTTGGCATAGTGATATTTTTGATTTTGTGGATATTAAGAAAAATAGCGGAGAAGAGCGGCGCAGAACTCACGATTTATTCCCTGCTTTATGGATTCCAGATTTGTTTATGAAGCGTGTTGCAGAAGATGGTTTGTGGAATCTTTTTGATGCTTTGACTTGTGCGGATTTAACCAATCTTTATGGTGAAGCATTTGAAAAGCGCTATATAGAATATGAAAATAATCCGGATATTCCCAAAGAAACTATCAAAGCAAAAGATTTGTGGAAAAGAATCTTAACTAATTATTTTGAAGTGGGATCTCCGTTTTTGTGTTTTAAAGACAATGCTAATAGGGCAAATCCTAACTCACACACTGGAATTATTAGAAGCTCTAACCTTTGCACAGAGATTTTTCAAAATACTGAACCTAATAAATGTTTTATTCGTGTTGAATTTGAAGATGGCACGATTGAGGATTATGAAGAGAATCAAGAAGTTAGAACAGATTGTGGTATTGTTAAGCTATCTAATAAAATCACTTCTACAGATAGCATCAATGGCAAAAAGGTATTCATCGCACAAAGAGAATCTGTAGATGGCAAAACTGCTGTATGTAACCTTGCTTCTATTAATCTTTCTAAAATCAATACCAAAGAAGATATTGAACGCGTTGTCCCTGTGGCTATTAGAATGCTTGATAATGTAATTGACTTAAATTTCTATCCTAATCGCAAGGTTAAAGTAACTAACCTTGATACTCGTGCCATTGGACTTGGAGTAATGGGTGAAGCGCAAATGCTTGCTGAAAGTAAAATCCAATGGGGTAGTCAAAAGCACCTAGAAAAAATTGATGAGATTATGGAGATGATTAGCTATAATGCAATTAATGCAAGTTGCAAACTTGCACAAGAAAAAGGTGTTTATAATGATTTTGCAAACTCTTCATGGTCAAAAGGAATTTTCCCTATTGATAAAGCTAATTCTGAAGCAAAAGCACTGGTAGATAGAGGCGGTCTTTTTGGCTTTGTTTATGATTGGGATCACTTAAGAGAGGAAGTTAAAACTAAAGGAATTCGTAATGGCTATCTTATGGCAATCGCACCTACAAGCTCTATTTCTATTTTAGTTGGGACAACTCAAACTATTGAACCTATTTACAAGCGCAAATGGTTTGAAGAAAATTTAAGTGGATTAATTCCTGTGGTGGCACCAAATCTTAGTTTGGAAAATTGGAATTATTATACTTCTGCTTATGAAGTTGATCAAACCCTTATTGTTAAGGCTGCAGCAATTCGTCAAAAATGGATTGATCAGGGGCAAAGTATGAATATCTTTATTTCTTTAGATAAAGCAAGTGGTCGCTATCTTAATGAAATTTATAGCTTAGCTTGGAGATTGGGACTAAAATCAACTTATTATCTAAGATCCCAAAGCGTTGAGGCAGAAACTAGCACTGGAGCAATTGATAGAAGCATTGAATGTGAGGGTTGTCAATAA